In Ipomoea triloba cultivar NCNSP0323 chromosome 15, ASM357664v1, one genomic interval encodes:
- the LOC116006648 gene encoding transcription initiation factor TFIID subunit 12-like, which produces MEQPPPPPQAPPNEQQLPPQQQLPPLQSAALPTAPPLTSSSAAPSSLSLPPPAATDTVRSPNPNLNPALNISQSRPASQPATSFSRPWQQPSPFQHFSLPPPPPPPGPHSASASASAAPSSMPPPPRGGMAIGVPAHHVGPGPPPPPASFSSLAPPSFGQQFGGLGRNVPDSVPTSSSSQVRQPIQGMQGVGIMGAIGSSSAMRAAGVPQHPLRSITSSLRAQAVTQSPGSQNFQGHGMLRVQSVGSPISPATSQSPQSQNQPWLSSAAQGKPPLPPPSLRPQMSPQLLQQRSHIPPQHHHTMPTSPQPQHTSSAQQSQPSSSVPAPENLAQQVQPSRNQQSFPNQPPIARGQGLGIQRPPSLATLQPGSVQAGSLFRTAAVETEEPCNRILSKRSIQELVTQIDPSEKLDPDVEDILLDIAEDFVESITTFGCSLAKHRKSSVLESKDILINVERNWNISLPGFSGDEIRTYKKPFTTDIHRERLAVIKKSVATAEASNSKSGAGQGGNLKSHMGKAPANIMSPPNTKT; this is translated from the exons ATGGAGCaaccaccgccgccgccacaGGCGCCGCCAAATGAGCAACAACTTCCGCCGCAACAGCAGCTACCGCCGCTACAATCAGCTGCGTTGCCGACGGCGCCGCCTCTTACATCCTCCTCCGCTGCGCCGTCCTCGCTTTCACTCCCTCCTCCTGCGGCGACGGATACCGTGCGTTCTCCCAATCCAAACCTAAACCCCGCTCTCAATATCTCCCAATCAAGGCCGGCATCGCAGCCAGCGACGTCGTTTTCTCGGCCATGGCAGCAGCCATCGCCATTCCAGCACTTCTCATTGCCTCCTCCGCCGCCTCCTCCGGGGCCTCACTCTGCCTccgcctccgcctccgccgCTCCTTCGTCTATGCCGCCGCCGCCTCGGGGCGGAATGGCGATTGGTGTCCCGGCCCATCACGTCGGGCCCGGGCCTCCTCCCCCGCCCGCCTCGTTTTCGTCTTTGGCTCCGCCTTCCTTTGGCCAACAATTCGGTGGATTGGGGCGCAATGTGCCTGATTCTGTGCCTACTTCAAGCTCATCCCAG GTGAGACAGCCAATACAAGGAATGCAAGGAGTGGGAATTATGGGTGCCATTGGTTCCAGTTCAGCAATGAGGGCAGCTGGGGTTCCTCAACATCCATTGAGATCAATTACCTCATCTCTTAGAGCACAGGCTGTCACTCAGTCTCCTGGTTCACAA AATTTTCAAGGACATGGCATGCTGAGAGTTCAATCAGTGGGATCTCCAATTTCTCCTGCTACTTCTCAGAGTCCACAGTCGCAGAATCAGCCTTGGTTATCTTCGGCTGCACAAGGGAAGCCTCCGTTGCCACCCCCCTCGCTGAGGCCTCAGATGAGCCCACAATTATTGCAGCAACGCTCTCATATTCCTCCACAGCATCACCATACCATGCCTACCTCTCCGCAGCCACAGCATACATCTTCTGCCCAACAGTCACAGCCTTCAAGTTCAGTTCCCGCTCCTGAGAACTTGGCACAGCAAGTTCAACCATCAAGGAATCAACAGTCTTTCCCCAATCAACCACCAATTGCAAGGGGTCAAGGATTGGGAATTCAAAGGCCCCCGTCTCTTGCAACGCTGCAACCTGGTTCTGTTCAGGCCGGATCACTTTTTAGAACTGCTGCTGTGGAGACTGAGGAGCCTTGTAATAGGATTCTGAGCAAAAGAAGCATCCAGGAGCTCGTGACTCAG ATTGATCCCTCAGAGAAATTGGATCCTGACGTTGAGGATATCCTTTTAGATATTGCTGAGGACTTTGTGGAATCT ATTACAACCTTTGGTTGCTCATTGGCAAAACACCGAAAATCCTCTGTGCTAGAATCGAAGGACATCCTTATAAACGTTG AAAGGAACTGGAACATATCTCTTCCGGGGTTTAGCGGGGATGAAATTAGGACCTACAAGAAACCA TTCACAACTGACATTCACCGAGAGCGGCTTGCTGTT ATCAAGAAATCTGTCGCCACTGCAGAGGCGTCGAATTCAAAGAGCGGGGCTGGACAAGGTGGAAACTTGAAGAGCCATATGGGAAAAGCACCTGCCAATATTATGAGTCCCCCTAATACAAAAACCTAA